In the genome of Arabidopsis thaliana chromosome 4, partial sequence, the window TATGATTTTGCGGGACCTTTTTCTTGTCCCTCCGCCGGAATGAAAATTGGTCGTATTGCGGGGTACGGACTTCGGAAGGAAACAGTTCGTTAATCATCTGTGGAATCATCCTCGTGAACGGCCTACAAACTTCCAGCATCTTTCCATCGATATCGTCTGTATGCTCTCCGACGATGCAATCATAGCAATCGATGTGAGACCTAAGCAAGTTCACGTGAAGGGTCACCCAATGATTACCTCCGGTTTGGTGGATAATATACAAGTGATCCACATCTGTTATCAACTTCTTCCGTGTTGCCACTTCTCTTCTCATACCGTTAATCCACTATTGATACGCGGtgtctttgaaaaaaaaactcttctgTTAGATCTTGAACTGATTGTAATCTGTAACCTAATAAATCGTGAACCACGGGTCTAGAATTATGACGCGTTCGTTGTGGTATGGGCAGGGATCTCGCTGGAGCCTCCGGGCGAGGACTTTCATATACGCAGCAATATGctgtacaaaaataaaaccaacccagacaaaaaaaacaacaacattaacTCACCATTATCTACTTTAACTCAGGCAGAACAATACCATAACTTAGACATAACCAACTACAACTCAGTCTGCACACCAGAATAAACCAgctataatttatttaactcAGCCTAAACAACacgataactcagccataaaaTAGACAACCTCAGACAGAATATAACAATAACTTACTTCATCACCCAACCATCCATAATTTGAATCTGGCCATAACTTTCTTTCGGTCATGAAAACTCCGTAGAAATCAACCTCGTCTATTCCATTTTCCAACGATTTTTTgctaacaaataataaaagaaagttaataTACACAAATAGTGTAAGCATGTCGTACTTAACAACTTATTAAGGTATAAAGGGTCATACATGTCGAGACTTGACAAATAATCCTTAAGTTTCTGCATGCAATTTGGACTCAGAATCAACTGGATGAAAAAACAGTCTATGTGTATCCACGCATGAATGATTTTTCCACTGGCCAGCTCATATACCGACCAGAATGattcttcttccctttcaGCAACTAACGGCTCTGCAAAAGGGAACATATATAGTGATATATAACTGATCTGTCGCAAGAACATGATGACCATTTCTTCCTAGTGAGTATTTTGAGTGAGGGGGGAGTTTTTAGCCTTGCTCTTATGATTTagggattttcttattcatgaCAATATTGGACCCCTAGGTAGTACTAATAACAAGagagggtttttgttttcaaatgttGGTTTACTGGTTAGGCTTTTATTCTCCACCATGGTATGGTTCCTATAAAGCTACATAAGAATTcattttgaagtttgtttggtGTGTGACcgaagaaccaaaaaaaaaaaaaacagttgctCATTCTTTGTCTACTTATCTCACTATTCGGCAATGCATATACGTCctaatctttgttttgcttatctTAGTTATTCTATCTCTCTCCCTTACCTAAAAAGCTGGCTTCAAAGGACTTGACGGATCGTTTATAAAACAGACTAGTCATAAACATAGATTTATATTCGAGATGGCTTCAAATACGAATCTTAAACtgtttatagtatatatagtATCTAATAGCTGCGGGTGTTGTGAAAGGGAACTTAGTGTTGACCATGGTCATGGAGTTTAACCAAGAAGTTTGTTGAACCAAGGATTCACAcaatagatttgtttagaGAGGGAAAACAAATCTAGTAATTTCTCTTCATTAGGTATTCTATCCAAGACTCGATTACAAGAGGGGTTCTAATCTCTTATGAAATacattagggttttgctcaagaacagaaaaagaattagagttttaaaaaggtaTAGCTGCATCCATGATGGATTGCCTACGTACCCTGTGAAGGGATCAAGCCATTCGTAGTTTTCAATAGGTATAAAGTTCTATGTTTCTTGTGAATATCCCAAGATCTCCCCCTTTTTGTGAAGTCCCTAAGGCACTTTATATAGGATCCTTAAACCGCCTCCCTAGCGATATTCTTCGGAAGATTCTTATTTATCCTTAGGTCGGTTCTAGAGGATAATCGTCCTAAGGATATTCTCCTTATTCTTCGGAGGTTTTGGGGAGATTTCCTGATTTCGacattatcttcaaagatTCTCCTTTATCATTTCTGAAAGTCCCATAAAAGATCCCATTTTACCGGAAATGATCCTTGGAGAATGAATGGTTTTTACAAGTCTTTGCCTCGCGTGTTCTTCACGGCTCGGTGGTCGTTTGAGAGGTGGCTTCGGGGCAAACGGTATGTACCGGCTCGGGGCGCGCTTGATGACTGTCCATTAAGCTCAGTTGGCTGTCTCCCGAGCCGATATAGATGTTTCCCGCAGCGTTCTCACGATTGGTTCGGGCTGTGTTCATATGATTAACACCCGAGCCATTTTACAAACTCTCTTCGGGACGGTCGATCGAATAAGGTCCCGAGGTGCTTTGTTCTAGGCTAGGGGCCAATCATATGTTTAACCATGAGGTGATTGTTATTCTTAGACTGTTTGGCTCGGTCTTGCTTGTGGGGGAATCCGACCCCAACAAAGTTGTACCTTGACGGAAGAGAGCACGAATGGGATCGGTGCGGGTGTCTGGAAAGTGCCTGAAGAAGGTTCATGTGATGATCAAACTCTGGAATGCTACTGGGAGTACTGACTGTACCAAAACCTCCTCCAACAGTGCCACAGGGAACAAGCAAGCCCCATATCAATGTGTGATGAAGTTGAAGGAGCAGGGTCGTAAGGTGGACTTCCACAGTTAGAAGGAGGCTTGTGTGATGGAGGAGCTCCATATCCTTCGTCATAGTACTGATTTCCGGATCTGAATAAAGAAGCATGGCATCATTTGGAAGTAAGAGATCACATGAGAATACCATCCCTAGAACCGAGAGAGAAAAGTTtatgttaataaatttttattgtataattgatattgaaaaacattaataaacaTTAATAAACAGTGTTCACATAAGGTGTAAATTCACCCCAAAAGCActctaaaaagtaaaaaccaaaagagaaaaaaacatagaaatggTTACTTAATAATATACCGAGTTTCATCTATTTACTTAATAATATACGGTTATTTGATTTACCggttaactaaaaaatatctGGTTTAATCGTATTTATTGTTGGCAAACACAACATTGGGCGCGAAGTGGTTTTTGATGCCCTTCAACAACATTTGGGGGTTTCATTTCAATCgcatttctagggtttctttcTCTACGATTCAATAGATTCGGACGAATTGGGGGATTCTGACCAGAGAGAAGCTATGGAGGAAaacgaagaggaagaagaattgCGGCCAACGGCGCTATACACGGTCGGTGGTTCAGACGAATTTACCTTTGTTTCTCCCGATGGGCTCTCCGGTCAATACACGGGCCCTGATCACGACGGCGTAGTTCTTCAGACTGAAAATCCGGCGCCGACTAACTGTCTTGCTTACTACTTCGAGGTTCATATCATGAATGCTGGTGAAAAAGGAGAGATCGCGATTGGTTTCTCCAAGGAACACATCTATAGCGAAGGGTATcgttttctttccctttcaaTTCGCATTTACCACTTATTGCGTGATTTGATACTCAATACAATCATTGATTCTGTTTGATTTGGTACCTGAGACTGAGAGAACAAATTGGGAAATAGGTTTAGATACAATGGTAGATCAGTAGTTCAAATCACTGTTTCAATGGTTTGGATTCGTTACTTGGAAATAGGTTATGTGATTTGCTGCTCAATTTGATTGTGTTGGCTGTTAGATCTGGTATCTTACAAGTTAATGGGAGATTTGCTTTGTTAGATGTTTTCACCTTTCAGTAATTAAGCATTCCAATTCACTGTTTCATGTTTCTCTGTAATGTTAGATATACTGTCAGAAGCTGTGCCTACATTGGTAACAGTGGACTCATATGCTCTCAAAATGGAGATGGTGATCGAACTGTTGCTAAAGCCAGTGACACCTATACAACAGGTGATTTAGTTGGTTGCGGTATAGACTCGGTTTCACAAGAATTCTTTTTCACGTAAGTAATAACTGTTTCCCTATCTGAACATGTTTCATTACAATTGGAAAAGTAGATATCAAGATACACAATTCATTTCTTCATGTCACAATGTTTTTGACATGTCCCTGCGTATGTTTTACTTGCTGACATCTATGACTACTTCTTTGATTATAGGAAAAATGGAACTATCGTAGGGACAATCCCCAGGCAATTTAGGCGTCCTGTATACCCGACAATTGTTTTGCATAGCCAAAACGAAGCTGTCACTGTCAATTTCGGCGGACAGATTGCGTTTTCTTTTGACTTTGAGGTAAGGTcgtacttttcttttcttgcatAGTCGGAGAATAACTATTGAGTAAGCAGAATAATATGCATCTCTCACATATGTCCATATTTGCATGTATGTGGCATATTTTTCTGATACAATATTCTATTATCTGATCCACCTTTATTTCAGCATTTTGAAGAATCATTGAGGgttaaaaaagaaagggaAATTGAAAAGATTTCCATGTCTCGCAGCATTAGTCATGGGTAAAGTGTCTTTTCCTGCCTGTTCTTAATTGTAAttcttgtttctgtttgtGCTAAAGCTTCCTTTTTCCAGGCTTGTAAAAACCTACCTTCTTCGTTATGGATATGAAGATAGCTTTAGAGCTTTTAACCTGGCTGCAAGTCGTCATACTGTTATTGCAcaagaaaatagttttgatGAGTATGAATTGCATCAAAGGAAAAAGCTCAGAGAGGTACTTTTCACTGCTATGGTTATCTtgctgtaattttttttttattttttttctgtgaggtacaaaatcaaccaaaagCAAGCTACATTGCTACATCTTTTCTGTTTCATATCGAACTGATCCATGCATTCTGTTTGTTAAAGCTTATAATGACTGCTGAGATTGATGATGCTATTGCTGCACTCAAGGATAGATATCCCCAACTTATTGAGGTGGGCTGAGTAACTAGTTAATATATCGAGTGATTCACATTGTTAACATTCCTTGAACTATTTTAACAAGCTGCTTGTATCATATGCAGGGTGGATCAGAagcttattttcttcttatctgTCAAAAGATTGTCGAATTAGTACGGGTATGTTCTTTATTCCTTGTATATTTGTTACACATATCCATGGTGTGTTTCTCTAACTAACTACAATGCAGAAAGGAGCAATAGCAGAGGCTAAGTCATTTGgaaatcaagattttaaagactttagGGATTCAAGCCTACTAAAAAACCTTTTCGATGTATGTAGTGATTCTCTAACTGTTAGATTAGGTTTCTCATATTTGAGTCActaatagttttgtttttctctatttcagGATTGCTCTGCTTTGTTCGAGTGTGAAACTATAGAAGAATCAGGTGCTGCATATCTTCTAGGAGAAACACAGAAGAACATAGTAGCAGCTGCAGTCAGTGAAGCGATTCTATCTACAAATCCGGCCACCAGAGACCAGCAATCTGCTTCACTTGAGCGAGTGCTTAGACAGTTTGAAGCCACCTGCTCACTCTATGCTCGTGAATAAAATCTtgactttttctgtttttctttttatcttttctcttGATAGAGTCATTGTGTAAGCTCAAATGTTCTAAAACTAGCGATCATACTTTAACTTGATTCACAACTATATACGAGATTATATTGGAGCTtgaaaatttttatttacaagtATTTATCTACAAATCGGCAAATATTGAGCTGCTCATactaattttgataatttaatcGGCTACAAATTTTAATGACATGTTGTTGTTAGCTGTAagttaaaatatgaaatcgaaagtcttttgtttattGCTTTCAACTTAAGCCTTTGTGATTACAAGCTATGTCTATTTATACATCTAGATTGATTTAACCTAGTGTCTTCTTGATTTGCATAGCTGTCACTTGGCTGTTATGTGGCGTCGTTGTCTTCACATGATTCAAGAGCCTCATAGCGATTCCTCGTCGTTACTTCCGTACTGCGTGGAGATAAGGACCGCTCTGCAACTTTTCTGCTTTTGTCCTTTGTTGTTGCAGGTTGTCGTTGCACTATGTTGGGCTTGGCTCTTGGATTGGGCACTTGTTTCGGATTGGGCTTTAATGGTTTTGAGCCCAATTCCAAAACTGTGTCGTTTGGAGCTGTTCTGTTGATACTCCCCCTCAAACTTGGAGGAGGTGGGAAATCGACACCAAGTTTGAATCGGAGAGATTCGAAAGGAGCCTTGGCGAGAGACTTTGTAAATATGTCAGCGAGCTGTAGATAACCCGGGATATGATGGACGATGAGCTCACCAAAAGCTACCTGCTCTCGGACATAATGATAGTGAGTTGCAAAATGCTTTGTCCGAGCATGAAACGATGGATTCGCTGTAAGGTAAACGGCAGAGAGGTTGTCGCAGAAGAGTTCGGGGAGCTGTAACTGCGGAACACCCAGATCACGAAGTAAATTGACTAGCCATGTGATTTCCGAGGCTGTATCGGACATAGAGCGATATTCAGCTTCGGTTGAGCTTTTGGCGACTGAGACTTGCTTTCGAGAAGACCAGGAGATTAGATTGTTGACAAGAAATGTACAGAAGCCACCGGTGGAGCGACGTGTACCATGACAACCGGCGTGATCACTGTCACTGTAAGCTCGCAGTTGACAATCTGTGTCCTTGTTGAATGAAATTCCCATGGTTGTTGTTCCTCTGATGTACCGGAGAATCCttttgaggagaagaaaatccGACACTGTAGGGGCGTGCATCTTTTGGCACACGTAATTAACAGAGAATTGGAGGTCCGGTCTAGTAAGTGTGAGGTAGTGCAGCTTACCAGCCAAACTTCTGAAATATGATGGATTGTCGAAGGGCTCGGTTTGATTAGGTGCTCTCTCAGGTTGAAGTGGCAATGGTGTTGCAACAGGAGAACAGTTGGATATTGTAGTTGTAGCTAGAAGATCTTCTGCATATTTCtgttgagagagaaaaagaccTTTTGGATGAAATTGCGCCtgaataccaaaaaaataactgaGTCTGCCCAAATCTTTCATCTTGAACTGCTTATTGAGCTCATTAAGAAGACTGGAGAGAAGTTTTGAGCTATTTCCTGTGATGACCATATCATCAACGTATAGAAGAAGCATGATCACATCCTTGTTCTTTACGTAGACAAAGAGAGAAGGGTCAGACATACTGCaggtaaaaccaaaattgagtAGGAATTTGCTGAATATGTCAAACCAAGCCCTTGGAGCTTGTTTAAGCCATAGAGAGCTTTATGTAATAAGCAAACATGATCAGGATGAGCATTGTCAATGAATCTTGCTGGTTTTCTCATGTAGACCGTTTCAGTGAGATCTCCATGAAGAAAGACGTTTTTGACATCCATTTGTTTGAGTTCCCATTGCATGATAGTAGCTAGATGAAGCACAGCTCGGACGGTTGCAGATCGAACTACCGGACTATATGTCTCGAGGTAGTCtattccttcttcttgtttgaAGCCTTGAGCAACTAGTCGAGCTTTGTACTTATCTAATGAGCCATCTGCATTGAGTTTGATCCTGAAAACCCATTTGGAGCCTAGCACATGCATCTTTGGTGTAAGAGGAACAAGTGACCAAGTGTGTGTTTCAGAGCAATTTCCCATTTCCTCTACCATAGCTGCAATTACTGTTTTAGACATAGGATATGAAGCTTTGTGTGTGAGAAGAGCATACcgttgatttggtttgataattCCTTTCTTTAATCTCGTGGTCATAGGATGAGTGGATTCTGTAGCTGAATGAAGAATACTGAAGGTTGGTTGTTCATGCCTAGAGGATGATGAGAGAGCGCTGTTGCCAATAGGATCAAGATCGGAGCTTGCCGTACACTCAGAACACTCCTCATTTCCCGTAGACAgagtttcaatttcttcagCATTATCTTGAGAAGGAATGATTCGCAATGGTGTAACACAGACCGGTTCACTTGGTATGTCTTGATTGTTGTTATGAGGTGTTGTCTCCCCCTCTGTAATTATAATAGCAGGACTGCACTCTAATGAAAGGTtatgttgttgattttctGTGATGACAGGGACGTTTGTACCAGTATTAGAGCCATCAGTTTGTTCCTTTTCCAATGGAACTGAAGAGCTTGAGAAGCCTTTTAACCAAGCGTCAAACATCGGAGTTGGGGAAGAATGCTGCAGGCCAGTGTAAGTATCAATGAAAGGAAAAGAGCCTTCATCAAACACGACATGGCGACTTAGATACACTCGTCTAGTTGGAGGATAGAAGCAGCGGTAACCCTTATACTTATCCGTGTAACCGAGAAAGATACACTTGAGAGACCTCGGATCAAATTTATTGCGAGCATAAGCACAAAGTGTAGGGAAGCAGGCACATCCAAACGTTCTCAAAGC includes:
- a CDS encoding SPla/RYanodine receptor (SPRY) domain-containing protein (SPla/RYanodine receptor (SPRY) domain-containing protein; CONTAINS InterPro DOMAIN/s: B302 (SPRY)-like (InterPro:IPR001870), LisH dimerisation motif (InterPro:IPR006594), SPla/RYanodine receptor SPRY (InterPro:IPR003877); BEST Arabidopsis thaliana protein match is: SPla/RYanodine receptor (SPRY) domain-containing protein (TAIR:AT4G09310.1); Has 549 Blast hits to 535 proteins in 178 species: Archae - 0; Bacteria - 0; Metazoa - 232; Fungi - 115; Plants - 74; Viruses - 0; Other Eukaryotes - 128 (source: NCBI BLink).), encoding MEENEEEEELRPTALYTVGGSDEFTFVSPDGLSGQYTGPDHDGVVLQTENPAPTNCLAYYFEVHIMNAGEKGEIAIGFSKEHIYSEGYTVRSCAYIGNSGLICSQNGDGDRTVAKASDTYTTGDLVGCGIDSVSQEFFFTKNGTIVGTIPRQFRRPVYPTIVLHSQNEAVTVNFGGQIAFSFDFEHFEESLRVKKEREIEKISMSRSISHGLVKTYLLRYGYEDSFRAFNLAASRHTVIAQENSFDEYELHQRKKLRELIMTAEIDDAIAALKDRYPQLIEDCSALFECETIEESGAAYLLGETQKNIVAAAVSEAILSTNPATRDQQSASLERVLRQFEATCSLYARE